From Leifsonia sp. fls2-241-R2A-40a, one genomic window encodes:
- a CDS encoding YlxR family protein yields the protein MEPVRTCVGCRSRAPRSSLLRVVAQESELVVDSSAALPGRGAWLHPVDECLDLALKRRAFGRALRVEGPLGTAAIRSQIMRTG from the coding sequence ATGGAACCCGTCAGAACGTGCGTCGGATGCCGTTCTCGCGCTCCCCGGTCCTCTCTTCTGAGGGTCGTCGCCCAGGAATCGGAACTCGTGGTGGATTCGTCCGCCGCACTTCCCGGGCGTGGTGCGTGGCTGCATCCGGTCGACGAGTGTCTCGACCTCGCGTTGAAGCGCCGTGCCTTCGGGCGCGCGCTGCGTGTGGAAGGACCACTCGGCACCGCGGCCATCCGGTCGCAAATTATGAGAACAGGCTGA
- the infB gene encoding translation initiation factor IF-2, whose amino-acid sequence MAAKPRVHEVASELGVDSKVALAKLKEMGEFVKGPSSSIEPPVARKLRAALEAEGHSGSAKPAADKATATAPKAPSSAPRPGAPRPQAAQAAPAAPAAAADSDTDAGPKPQAPMSVAERQAAAEKAAAEKAAEKAAEQAATTTSAADAPSTDAVKPSTPRPGGSSIPRPSAPRPGNNPYSSNQGMGQRTPRPGNNPFSSSQGMGQRPSPSNIPRPTPPRPGAPRIGAPGQGGGNRPGGGRPGGGGGRPGFQQRPGSGGGAGAGAGAGGGFQRPGGGFGGPRPGGGGGRGRGPGGGTAGAFGRGGGKSKARKSKRAKRQEFEMREAPSLGGVSVPRGNGDTVIRLRRGSSISDFADKIDANPASLVTVLFHLGEMATATESLDEATFEVLGDELGYKIQVVSPEDEDKELLEGFDIDLDAELEGESDEDLEIRPPVVTVMGHVDHGKTRLLDAIRNANVVAGEAGGITQHIGAYQVWTEHDGIERAITFIDTPGHEAFTAMRARGAQVTDIAILVVAADDGIMPQTIEALNHAQAANVPIVVAVNKIDKPDANPAKVRQQLTEFGLVAEEYGGDVMFVDVSARNDIGIDALLDAVLLTADAGLDLRANPNKDARGVAIEAKLDKGRGAVATVLIQSGTLRVGDAIVAGTAYGRVRAMADENGDAVFEAAPSRPVQVQGLSSVPRAGDVFLVTEEDRTARQIAEKREAAERNAQLAKARKRISLEDFTRALEEGKVEALNLIIKGDVSGAVEALEESLMKIEVDDSVSLRILHRGVGAVTESDIDLATIDNAIVIGFNVRPDVKARERAAREGVDVRFYSVIYNAIEDIENSLKGMLKPEFEEVQSGVAEIREVFRSSKFGNIAGVIVRSGTITRNAKARVIRDGVVVGDNLAIESLRRFKDDVTEVRTDFEAGIGLGKYNDIQIGDEIETTELREKPRV is encoded by the coding sequence GTGGCTGCAAAACCACGCGTACACGAGGTCGCGAGCGAGCTCGGCGTCGACAGTAAAGTCGCGCTCGCGAAACTCAAGGAAATGGGCGAGTTCGTCAAGGGACCGTCCTCCAGCATCGAGCCTCCGGTAGCCCGCAAGCTGCGTGCCGCCCTCGAGGCCGAGGGCCACTCCGGCTCTGCGAAGCCGGCCGCCGACAAGGCGACCGCCACCGCACCGAAGGCACCCTCCAGCGCGCCGCGTCCCGGTGCGCCGCGCCCGCAGGCGGCCCAGGCCGCTCCCGCAGCGCCCGCCGCAGCGGCCGACTCCGACACGGATGCCGGCCCCAAGCCGCAGGCGCCGATGTCGGTCGCCGAGCGTCAGGCCGCGGCTGAGAAGGCCGCAGCGGAGAAGGCCGCCGAGAAGGCGGCCGAGCAGGCAGCGACCACCACGTCGGCAGCGGACGCCCCGTCCACCGACGCGGTCAAGCCGTCCACGCCGCGCCCCGGTGGCAGCAGCATCCCGCGCCCGAGCGCACCGCGACCCGGCAACAACCCCTACTCGTCGAACCAGGGGATGGGTCAGCGCACGCCGCGACCCGGCAACAACCCCTTCTCGTCGTCGCAGGGCATGGGCCAGCGCCCGTCGCCGAGCAACATCCCCCGTCCCACCCCGCCGCGTCCCGGTGCCCCGCGCATAGGCGCGCCCGGTCAGGGCGGCGGCAACCGCCCCGGCGGCGGTCGTCCGGGTGGCGGCGGCGGTCGTCCCGGCTTCCAGCAGCGCCCCGGCAGCGGTGGCGGCGCAGGTGCCGGTGCCGGCGCAGGCGGCGGCTTCCAGCGTCCAGGCGGCGGCTTCGGCGGCCCGCGTCCCGGTGGGGGCGGCGGCCGTGGTCGTGGACCGGGCGGCGGCACGGCCGGTGCATTCGGCCGTGGTGGCGGCAAGAGCAAGGCCCGCAAGTCGAAGCGCGCGAAGCGTCAGGAATTCGAAATGCGGGAGGCCCCGTCGCTGGGCGGCGTGTCCGTACCCCGCGGCAACGGCGACACCGTCATCCGACTGCGTCGTGGCTCCTCCATCTCCGACTTCGCCGACAAGATCGACGCGAACCCCGCGTCGCTGGTCACCGTCCTCTTCCACCTGGGTGAGATGGCGACTGCGACCGAGTCGCTCGACGAGGCCACCTTCGAGGTGCTCGGCGACGAGCTGGGCTACAAGATCCAGGTCGTCTCGCCCGAGGACGAGGACAAGGAGCTCCTGGAGGGCTTCGACATCGACCTCGACGCCGAGCTGGAAGGCGAGTCCGACGAGGACCTCGAGATCCGGCCTCCGGTCGTCACCGTCATGGGTCACGTCGACCACGGTAAGACGCGCCTCCTCGACGCCATCCGCAACGCGAACGTCGTCGCGGGCGAGGCCGGCGGCATCACCCAGCACATCGGTGCGTACCAGGTGTGGACGGAGCACGACGGCATCGAGCGTGCCATCACCTTCATCGACACCCCGGGTCACGAGGCGTTCACCGCCATGCGTGCCCGTGGTGCGCAGGTCACCGACATCGCGATCCTCGTGGTCGCGGCGGACGACGGCATCATGCCGCAGACCATCGAGGCGCTGAACCACGCCCAGGCGGCGAACGTGCCGATCGTGGTGGCGGTGAACAAGATCGACAAGCCGGACGCCAACCCGGCCAAGGTGCGCCAGCAGCTCACCGAGTTCGGGCTGGTCGCGGAGGAGTACGGCGGCGACGTCATGTTCGTCGACGTCTCGGCCCGCAACGACATCGGCATCGACGCACTGCTCGACGCCGTGCTGCTGACCGCCGACGCCGGTCTCGACCTCCGTGCGAACCCCAACAAGGACGCACGTGGTGTCGCGATCGAGGCGAAGCTCGACAAGGGCCGCGGCGCGGTCGCGACCGTGCTCATCCAGTCCGGAACCCTCCGGGTGGGCGACGCGATCGTGGCGGGTACCGCCTACGGCCGTGTGCGTGCGATGGCCGACGAGAACGGCGACGCCGTCTTCGAGGCAGCGCCGTCGCGTCCGGTCCAGGTCCAGGGCCTCTCCAGCGTCCCGCGCGCCGGTGATGTCTTCCTCGTCACCGAGGAGGACCGCACCGCACGTCAGATCGCCGAGAAGCGCGAGGCCGCCGAGCGCAACGCCCAGCTGGCCAAGGCCCGCAAGCGCATCTCGCTCGAGGACTTCACCCGTGCTCTGGAAGAGGGCAAGGTCGAGGCGCTCAACCTCATCATCAAGGGCGACGTGTCCGGTGCCGTGGAGGCGCTGGAGGAGTCGCTCATGAAGATCGAGGTCGACGATTCGGTCTCGCTGCGCATCCTGCACCGCGGTGTCGGTGCCGTCACCGAGTCGGACATCGACCTGGCGACCATCGACAACGCGATCGTGATCGGCTTCAACGTCCGCCCGGACGTGAAGGCCCGCGAGCGTGCCGCCCGCGAGGGTGTGGATGTCCGCTTCTACTCGGTCATCTACAACGCCATCGAGGACATCGAGAACTCGCTCAAGGGCATGCTCAAGCCCGAGTTCGAAGAGGTCCAGTCCGGTGTCGCCGAGATCCGCGAGGTGTTCCGCTCCTCGAAGTTCGGCAACATCGCCGGTGTCATCGTCCGGTCCGGGACGATCACCCGCAACGCCAAGGCGCGGGTCATCCGCGACGGCGTCGTGGTGGGCGACAACCTGGCCATCGAGTCGCTGCGGCGGTTCAAGGACGACGTCACCGAGGTCCGTACGGACTTCGAGGCCGGTATCGGTCTCGGGAAGTACAACGACATCCAGATCGGCGACGAGATCGAGACGACCGAGCTTCGCGAGAAGCCTCGCGTCTGA